Genomic DNA from Balneolales bacterium ANBcel1:
CCGCTTTAACGACACGCCGGACGATGCCCGGAAACTGGCCCGGATTTCGCGCTGGGTTCCATCCAAAGTGAACATCATCATGTACAACGATGTGGAGGGAGTGACGCTTCAACGCGCGAAAGAGGAACGGCTTAACAGTTTCCTGGCCGAACTGAACCGGCTGCGGGTGCGTGCGACAGTCCGTCGAAGCCGCGGGGACGATATTGATGCGGGATGCGGGCAACTGGCCATCAAAGAGCAGGACGGCACCGGCAAGACCATGGCCAAAAACAACGCCTGACACCTCCCTGCCGGCCGCGGCCTCATCTGAAGCACCTCCTCTTTTCCGGCGCAGCACATTTTCGAATCCGTTGCTTTGCCTGTGGGCTCGACTCCCGGTATGCCGGATAATGAACCGACGTGAAACAGTACCCATGCCCGGTACGGCTCAAACCTTCGGATGCCCTCAGAACGGGAAATCCTCCTCCGGCTCCTCGTAATCCAGCTCTTCAAACACGGGCGGGGTGGCTTTGGCATGGACCTGGTTGCCGTCAACATAAATTGCGCGATAGGGTCGGGTCGGACAGATATACTCACATCCACCGCATCCGACACAATGCTCCGGATGAATTTCCGGGAGGGTGAGGCCGTCCTGCCAGGGTACCATGCGCACGGCCTGTGTGGGGCAGTGTTCCGCGCATGCGCCGCAAGCCGTGCCCTCCGCTTTTACCACGCAATTGTCAAGTTCCAGACGAACCACCCCGAGCTGGCTGAGATGCTTCTCCTCCATACCCAGAGGAAGCAGGGCACCGGTCGGACAAATTTCCGTGCAGATCACGCAATCAAAGCTGCAGTAACTGGCGTGGAAATCCATGCGGGGCTGCATCATCCCCGTAAACCCGTGTTCCAGAAACGAGGGCTGCAGCACCCTGGTCGGGCAGGCGCTCACACAGAGCTGGCAGGCTGTGCAGTTATCCCTGAAGTGGTCGAGGCCGACCGATCCCGGGGGTGAGACGGGATGATTTTTCTGTTCGGGGATAGTAGACGGGCGGGTTACCTCAACATCGACCTCATCCCGCCGGTCGTTTGGCTGCGCGGCTTTCGTTGCCGAAACGCTGGATAACGCCGTGCCGCCGGCGAGCCACCCCGAAAGGTGGTAGAGGAACTTGCGCCGGTCGGTACCGCAGTAGTGGACACCGTCACGTGCCGGCCCGACAACGGGAGGTGCCTCCGTGTCATTCCGGGCAACATCCGTCCCTTTCTTCTTACCGGACGAAAACCACTGGTTTTTGTAGTCAATTCCCTGCCGGGAGCAGACCTTCAGACAGTTGAAACATCCCACGCAGCGGCTGAAATCGACCTCGTTATTTTTCAGGTCAATACACTCCGCCTTGCAATTCAGCGAGCACTTGGCGCAGTGGTTGCAAAGATCGTCATCAATTTCGATGCGATACATCGCTTTTTTCGAAAGGAGTCCGAGAAAGCTACCTACCGGGCATACCGTATTACAGTAGAGACGGCCCCTGGTAAACGAAAGCCAGACGACCAATCCGAGCATAAATGCCGGAAACACCAGCGGCGCGGCTGTCATGCGGCGTGTCTCCACATCATACAGCGTGTAGATGTCGTGCGACTGCAAAACCCAGGCCGCCATGTTGTTCATCCAGAAATAGACGGGCCTCACCAGTCCGGAAAATATTTTCCCGAACAGGCTGAACGGATCCAGAAGATTCAGAAGAAAAATACTGCCGGACAAAAACGTGACCACGGTGATTGCCAGCAAACCGTAACGAAGCAAATTCTTCGGAGGTGACGGGCGATAGCGAACACGCCTGCCTCTGATGCGGGTGTACTGTTTAGAAATCCAGGAGACCACATCCTGAAGCACTCCAAGCGGGCAGACCGTGGAGCAGTAAATCCTGCCAAACAGGAGGGTCGCCGCCACCACCACCAGAAAGCCGAGTGTCAGAAAGCTGATCAGATTCAGAAACTTGATCAGCGACGGGACAAACTGAATCCAGGTTATTCCGTTGATCAGGGATGATGAAAACGTGCCGGCAAAATCCAGAAACAGGAAGCCGGTGAATATCAGAAACAGCAGGGAGATGACCACCCGGCCTGCCTTCAGCGCTTTAGCTCGCATAGTGAAACCCTGTCAAATGCGCAATCTGCTGATATTCAGATTTTCCAGATCCAGGGTTCCGATCCCCATTTCCTGGCCGATACGGATGTGGCCGACTTCCCCGGGCTGAAGACCGAACAGCAGGCTTGAGGCCGCGTCGGCGGCGACCACGTCGGTGGAAATCACCTGCGCCTCCATGGTCACGACATCCTCCACGGAAGTGCCTCTGGGTCCGTTTCGCATCATAACCCGATAGGCATCCACAATATTGAGGTCCGGTTTGCGATAGGTGGCATAGTCGGTGATGCACTGATGGAGGTCGTTGCGGTGGTAGTACACACGATCCCAGACATTGCCCATCATGTTCTTCATGGCAACGCTGAGCGAGGCCCCGCCATGGTGCTTCAGCACCGGAACATTGATATAGACATCCGAATCCTGAAGCAGCTCATGCTCTTTGGTGCTGGTAAGGCGCTTTCCCCTGGGAATTTCGACCTCCCTGTAAAACCGTTCGGCATTGGCCGGCACCATTTGTCCGCCGGCTTCGGTCACCGCCTTTTCGATACCGCTTCGGGAATAGCATTCTCGCCAGTTGTCGAGGGTGTGATCAAATACCCGCACCCGGCTGGCCCCGGCCTCCAGGCAATGCTTGACGATCCGGCCAACCAGTTCCGGATTGGTATTGGCGGCCCTTTCCGGCGGCAGATCGAAGCTGGCATTGGGTTTTATGACCACCGATTGACCCGGCTGTACAAATTTTTCCATCCCGCCTAATGCCGCAATTCCGCGTTCGAACATTTCCGCAGCTCCGCCGCCACGAATGGCAACAAGGTCATACGGCAGACCGTTGGAGTCGGAGGCCAGTGCCGTCGCGTGCTTTCCGATACCTGCGGATGTGCCCAGAAATACTCCGGCGCCAATGGTTTTAAGAATAAAATCTCTTCGTTTCATAATAATGTGGTTTAAACTGCCGGGGTGTAATGTGCTGAAACAATGGTTGCTTTTGGAATGGTCGACGTTTCGGATGTTTCCGGAACCGGCCCCTGGTCGCAGGCAGGTATCTGAACTGCGAGGCTGGATTGCCGGCTGCGGCCCGACGAAGCCGAGTTTCCGGGTTTTCCAAATGTTCTGTTTTGCGGGTCGGTGATTCAGTATTCCTGGTGAACCCCGTTGCCGGTGACCCGGCCCGTCCTGCAACGGTTTTTCTAAATAATTAATGACAGCGATCTGCTGCCGATTCAGAGTATAATATTTTGTATAATCAATACTTTCTGCATGTAATAGCATATAACGAAATCTTCAATTTTTCAACCTCTAAATAGCGCAGCAATCATACTGCTCTTATCCCCTGACAGGCACGAGCATAAGCGGCCGGCTTGCGTTGAGGACTTAAATATCGGTACAGGAAGACACCAAGATTATGAAAGTACTTTATTATGACTGTTTCGCGGGTATCTCCGGCGACATGCACCTGGGTGCGATGATTGATGCCGGGGTGGATCCGGATCACCTCATCAACGAACTGAAGAAACTGCCTCTGAGCGGCTATCGGCTTAATATCTGCCGGGATCAGCGCAAAAGTATTGAAGGTACCCGGGTAGATGTGGTACTGGATGGCCCACTTAACGCCGGGAACGGGGACAGTGTTGATGGCAACGAGGGACATAATCACGGCCACCACGACCATGATCACAACCATGGGCACAGCGGCCATCATCATCATGACCACAGCCATGACCACGATCACTCCCATGATCATCATCACGGCGACACTCACGGACACAGCCACGATGACACTCACGGACACTCTGCCCACGGACATGATCACGGCGACCATCATCATCACCCGCATCGCAACCTTGCCGATATCCGCGAAATCGTACACAGCAGCGAACTGCCCGAAGCGACAAAAAAACGTGCCATGAGCATGTTTCTGCTTATAGCCGAAGCGGAAGCGAAAATCCACGGGGTCTCCATCGATGAGATTCACTTTCACGAAGTCGGAGCCGTAGACTCGATAGTGGACATTACCGGGGCTGCCATATGCCTGGAGTATCTGAAACCGGACCGCATACTGAGCTCCACCGTCGAATTAGGCAGCGGCATGGTGCGTTGCGCCCATGGCATCATGCCTGTCCCCGCGCCGGCGACATCGGAGATTCTGAAGAACATCCCCGTGCGAACCGGCACGGCCCGGCACGAGGCCACCACTCCTACCGGCGCCGCGATCCTTGCCGCCAATGTGAATGCGTTCACCGATACTCTGGCTTTCACACCTCATCGCACCGCATATGGTATTGGTCAGCGCGACACCAACATCCCCAACATCCTGAGGATTCATATCGGCGAAATGGAGGAAGCGGACGATACCGGGCTGCTGCACATGATCGAATGCAACATCGACGACATGAACCCGGAGTTCCACGATCATGTGATGGAGAAATTGTTCAAAACCGGAGCACGTGACGTATATCTGACTCCGGTCATAATGAAGAAAAGCCGTCCGGCTGTAGTTCTGAGCGTACTGTGTGATGCCGCCCTGCAGGAAGAGATCACCGAAACCCTGCTCCTTCACACAACCACTCTGGGTGTCAGGAATTACCCGGTCTCGCGCGTCACACTCGACAGGGAAATCACCAGAATCAGCACTTCCCTGGGGGATGTGACCATCAAGCAAACGTGGCACAAAGGCCGGCTCCTGAAATGGAAGCCGGAATACGAGGACTGTAAAATATTGGCGGACAAGCATGAAATCCCCCTTCGCGAGGTCTGCCGTATCGTGGAAGCGGAAGCCGCTCAGCAATTGGAAACAAAAGCAGGGAAATAATTATGGCCATCGACCAACCGACTCAAAACGGGCGCAGCACATCCGAAAAGTACGCCGATCTATTGGAAATCCTGCGCAATTGCGGAAAAACCGCAGTCGCCTTTTCCGGAGGGGTTGACAGTACGTTCCTGCTGGCCGCTGCCGGTGAGGCGCCAACCGAAAAGCTGGTCGCCCTCACCATGAAACAGCCCTATTTCCAGCAGCGTGAACTGGAAGAAGCCGCTGCCTTTGTGAAGGACTTCGGGGTGGAACACCGTGTGATCGAGGCACCGGTCGATCCCCGCATCATGGAAAATCCACCGAACCGGTGTTATCTCTGCAAGACAGCGACATTTAAGAAATTTCGCAAGGAGCTCGATTACATGGGGTTCGACACGCTGCTGGACGGGACCAATGCCGATGACACCCACGAATACCGGCCGGGCCTTCAGGCCATTGAGGAACAGCGGGTACGGAGTCCGTTGATGGAGGCGGGCCTGACCAAAAACGACATCCGTCTGCTTTCCAGGGAAATGGGGCTGCCGATCTGGGACAAACCCTCCAATACGTGCCTGGTCACCCGCATCCCGTACAATACGAAAGTACTCAACGAGGATCTGCGTCAGATTGAAGAGGCCGAGTTCTATCTCAAAGAGAAAGGATTCCTTGTTGTGCGTGTCAGGAAGCACGGCGACCTTGCCCGGATTGAGGTGGAGCCCGAACTGATTGCCCGCCTTGCCAAACCGGAAATCATGAATGCGACGGTAGCCTATTTCAAGAAACTCGGCTTCCGCCATGTGTCACTTGACCTGGAGGGATACATGACAGGCAGCATGGACAAAGCCATTCTTGAAACATCACAAACCGGCGCTGCCCGGTAACCTGCAACACGACCCGGCCAGGAAAAACCATCATGAACAGAAAAACACTGGAAACACTGCTCAACAGCGTCAGAAAAGGAGAAGTTAAGATAGAAGACGCGATTGAAAAAATCTCTGATCTGCCTTTCAGGGAACTGGGCTATGCCAAAATTGACCATCACCGGGAACTGCGCACAGGCTATCCCGAAATTGTCTTTGGTCAGGGTAAAACCAGGGAGCAAATCGCCGGTATCGTCCGTTCACTGCACACATCGGGCAGCAACGTTTTGGTAACGCGCACCGGTCCCGAACCGCATCAGGATATCCTGGAGTTCTGCGCCCATGCGGAATATCACCCCGAGGCACGCTGCATCACCATCCGCAACCGCGATCCTCAACTCACCGAAACCACTATTGGCGTTATTACTGCGGGAACCTCCGATATCCCCGTAGCCGAGGAAGCCGCGGTGACCGCCGAGATTTTTGACAACCGGGTGCATCGAATTTATGATGTCGGTGTAGCCGGTATTCACCGGCTGTTTGAAAGGCTCGACACCATCCGGCAGGCGCGTGTTTTGATTGTGATTGCGGGCATGGAGGGCGCGCTGCCAAGTGTGGTCGGCGGACTGGTAGACAAACCTGTAATCGCCGTGCCGACCAGCATTGGATATGGAGCAAATTTCGGCGGCATATCGGCCTTGCTGGGCATGCTTACCAGCTGTGCCAGCGGCATCAGCGTCGTCAACATCGATAACGGTTTCGGAGCCGCTTACCAAGCCTCGATGATCAACAGTATCGGCACACGCGGCAGCCGTCAGTAACTGCTGTGCTGTGAGGCGTCCCTGCTCATCTCATACTTGAGATAGACCTCCTTGCCCAGCCAAACGATCGCGGCAAAAGGCACAACGACAAACAGAACCCCGAGCAGGATTTTGGATTTTCTTTGATATGGGGCCCTGGAAAGCGCCGCCATGGACGCAGCCCACAAGAAGATAAGGAGAAGTGACAGCATCGCAGGGAGAATAAACTCCATGGTGCCGTAGTGATGATGTAATAATACCATGAGAAGTTAATTTACGTACAGATTCTTTTCGGTAATAAAACACTTTTCAGGGAGAAAACGAAATGGGAACAATCCACGACATCCGATATACCCCAACTGAAGGCACATATTTACACATTAATCACGAATCAGATTAAATCCGCACAAAAAGGGAACGCCGTTTCTTCTTCGTCACGTTGCGGGTTTTGTGTCCTTTACCATCGGTATCCTCCACCAGCACCACGTCCCCCGTCCCAAAGCGTCTTGTCTCACCCAGGCTTGTCGTAATTTCAATCTCACCATCCAGCAGAATGATAAACTGCCTGGCCGGCGCATTATGAAAATCCCAGTCGTAGTCAGCGGCGTTTTCACGGAACTGCAGACTTTCGACATCAAACTCCTGTGAAAGATACCCGATCATGCCCTGGTCATGCAGCGGCACCGGCACCTCTTCAAAACGGGTATCCCCTTGCTCATCCGAATACAATCTGGTGTAGTGCATCCTTTTCTCCATTCACATTTGTTGGTTTAATTCCGTTTCTTAACGGAGACATGTCAACGGAAAACAAGCAAACCTGCCATGAACGTTTCCAGCAGATACTTTCTCCTGTGCTGTGCCCTTTTTACCGCCGCCGGACTCCTTCCTTTAATCGGATGCAGCTCTGAAAATCCAGAACCAGCCATGAAATCGATCGATCAAAAAGAGTACGCCATCGCCCTGCATGCCGGAGCCGGTGTGATCTCACGCGACATCGATTCCGATGTCCGTGACGGTTACCTTGCTTCGCTGGAAGAGGCACTGATCATCGGCCGTGACCTCCTCTCCAACGGAGCTTCCAGCCTGGATGCCGTCGAAACGGTCATCCGATACCTGGAAGACGACGAGCGTTTCAATGCGGGACGAGGGGCCGTTTTTACAAGCGAAGGAAAGCACGAACTGGACGCCTCCATTATGTCGGGGGCGGATCTGGATGCCGGTGCGGTAACTGGCGTGCGAACGGTGCGAAATCCTATCTCACTGGCGCGTAAGGTTATGGAAGAGAGCCGCCACGTCATGTTTGCCGGCGACGGAGCCGAGCAGTTCGCCGATCAAACCGGACTTGAACGGGTTGAAAACAGCTTTTTCAGCACCGAACGGCGCCGGCAGCAGCTGGAACGTGCACAGGAGCAGGCCGAAGTATGGCTGGATCACAGCGACGAGAAACAAGACGCGCGGGCTTCCGAAACCACATCGTCCTCTGCCAGGGGTAAAGCCGGTAACGCCGGCGATGGACGCTACAGCACGGTTGGCGTGGCTGCACTGGACCGCGACGGCAACCTGGCTGCAGGCACATCCACAGGGGGCATGACCAACAAGATGCCCGGCCGGATCGGCGACTCTCCCGTTATTGCCGCCGGAACCTATGCCGACAATAACTCCTGCGCGGTATCCGCCACCGGGCACGGCGAAAAATTCATTCGCAATGCGGTGGCCTATCAAATTTGCGCCATCATGGAATACCGGGGAGCCACCCTTGAAGAGGCCGCTCGGACCGTCATCCACGGTAAACTGGATGAAGGCGACGGCGGGATTATCGCCGTGGACAGGTTTGGAAACATTTCGATGGAATTCAGTTCTCCCGGGATGTTCCGCGGAGCCGCCGATTCCGAAGGCCGGTTTGAAGTCGCCATCTGGAATTAACCGCTACCTGTCTGTCCGGAAGCCTTCCACCCTGACTTCATACTGCAATCCTCTCAACAGGCCAAGGCTCATCAGCAGCATGATAACCGTAAACGGCAATGCGGCCGTGATCGCCATTTTCTGAAGAGCTTCCAGTCCGCCGGCATAGAGCAGCACTGCGGCTGTTCCGGAGATTACCAGGCCCCAGGTCAGTTTCTTATAAGTGGGCGGATGGAGTTTTCCACCGGAAGTCATCATGGAAAGCACAAAGGTTGCGGAGTCGGCCGAGGTGATAAAAAACACCGACAGGAGCAGTATCGTGATGAGGCTCAGAAGGTGTGTAAGCGGGAAATGTTCGTAAAGCAGAAAAAGGCCGACCGAAACGTCTCCGGCTATACTTTCCGCGATACCGGCCTGGTGTGTGAGTTCAAGATCAAATGCCGCACCTCCGAACGCGCTGAACCAGACAAAAGTGAGTAGCACAGGCACAACCAGGGCCCCGGCAACAAACTCACTGATGGTCCGGCCACGCGAAATACTGGCCACAAAGAGACCAACAAACGGTGCCCAGGCAATCCACCAGGCCCAGTAGAAAAGCGTCCAGGACTGTGTCCATTCATAGCCGCGGAACGGATTGGTCGACAAACTCATGCTCAAAAAATTGGTGGCGAAATCGGCTGTGGTCTGCGTAAAAATATTGAGGATGTAGACGGTGGGGCCCATCACCA
This window encodes:
- the larB gene encoding nickel pincer cofactor biosynthesis protein LarB, which translates into the protein MNRKTLETLLNSVRKGEVKIEDAIEKISDLPFRELGYAKIDHHRELRTGYPEIVFGQGKTREQIAGIVRSLHTSGSNVLVTRTGPEPHQDILEFCAHAEYHPEARCITIRNRDPQLTETTIGVITAGTSDIPVAEEAAVTAEIFDNRVHRIYDVGVAGIHRLFERLDTIRQARVLIVIAGMEGALPSVVGGLVDKPVIAVPTSIGYGANFGGISALLGMLTSCASGISVVNIDNGFGAAYQASMINSIGTRGSRQ
- a CDS encoding isoaspartyl peptidase/L-asparaginase — its product is MKSIDQKEYAIALHAGAGVISRDIDSDVRDGYLASLEEALIIGRDLLSNGASSLDAVETVIRYLEDDERFNAGRGAVFTSEGKHELDASIMSGADLDAGAVTGVRTVRNPISLARKVMEESRHVMFAGDGAEQFADQTGLERVENSFFSTERRRQQLERAQEQAEVWLDHSDEKQDARASETTSSSARGKAGNAGDGRYSTVGVAALDRDGNLAAGTSTGGMTNKMPGRIGDSPVIAAGTYADNNSCAVSATGHGEKFIRNAVAYQICAIMEYRGATLEEAARTVIHGKLDEGDGGIIAVDRFGNISMEFSSPGMFRGAADSEGRFEVAIWN
- a CDS encoding 4Fe-4S dicluster domain-containing protein, which translates into the protein MRAKALKAGRVVISLLFLIFTGFLFLDFAGTFSSSLINGITWIQFVPSLIKFLNLISFLTLGFLVVVAATLLFGRIYCSTVCPLGVLQDVVSWISKQYTRIRGRRVRYRPSPPKNLLRYGLLAITVVTFLSGSIFLLNLLDPFSLFGKIFSGLVRPVYFWMNNMAAWVLQSHDIYTLYDVETRRMTAAPLVFPAFMLGLVVWLSFTRGRLYCNTVCPVGSFLGLLSKKAMYRIEIDDDLCNHCAKCSLNCKAECIDLKNNEVDFSRCVGCFNCLKVCSRQGIDYKNQWFSSGKKKGTDVARNDTEAPPVVGPARDGVHYCGTDRRKFLYHLSGWLAGGTALSSVSATKAAQPNDRRDEVDVEVTRPSTIPEQKNHPVSPPGSVGLDHFRDNCTACQLCVSACPTRVLQPSFLEHGFTGMMQPRMDFHASYCSFDCVICTEICPTGALLPLGMEEKHLSQLGVVRLELDNCVVKAEGTACGACAEHCPTQAVRMVPWQDGLTLPEIHPEHCVGCGGCEYICPTRPYRAIYVDGNQVHAKATPPVFEELDYEEPEEDFPF
- the larC gene encoding nickel pincer cofactor biosynthesis protein LarC; the protein is MKVLYYDCFAGISGDMHLGAMIDAGVDPDHLINELKKLPLSGYRLNICRDQRKSIEGTRVDVVLDGPLNAGNGDSVDGNEGHNHGHHDHDHNHGHSGHHHHDHSHDHDHSHDHHHGDTHGHSHDDTHGHSAHGHDHGDHHHHPHRNLADIREIVHSSELPEATKKRAMSMFLLIAEAEAKIHGVSIDEIHFHEVGAVDSIVDITGAAICLEYLKPDRILSSTVELGSGMVRCAHGIMPVPAPATSEILKNIPVRTGTARHEATTPTGAAILAANVNAFTDTLAFTPHRTAYGIGQRDTNIPNILRIHIGEMEEADDTGLLHMIECNIDDMNPEFHDHVMEKLFKTGARDVYLTPVIMKKSRPAVVLSVLCDAALQEEITETLLLHTTTLGVRNYPVSRVTLDREITRISTSLGDVTIKQTWHKGRLLKWKPEYEDCKILADKHEIPLREVCRIVEAEAAQQLETKAGK
- a CDS encoding DUF362 domain-containing protein, producing MKRRDFILKTIGAGVFLGTSAGIGKHATALASDSNGLPYDLVAIRGGGAAEMFERGIAALGGMEKFVQPGQSVVIKPNASFDLPPERAANTNPELVGRIVKHCLEAGASRVRVFDHTLDNWRECYSRSGIEKAVTEAGGQMVPANAERFYREVEIPRGKRLTSTKEHELLQDSDVYINVPVLKHHGGASLSVAMKNMMGNVWDRVYYHRNDLHQCITDYATYRKPDLNIVDAYRVMMRNGPRGTSVEDVVTMEAQVISTDVVAADAASSLLFGLQPGEVGHIRIGQEMGIGTLDLENLNISRLRI
- the larE gene encoding ATP-dependent sacrificial sulfur transferase LarE, with the translated sequence MAIDQPTQNGRSTSEKYADLLEILRNCGKTAVAFSGGVDSTFLLAAAGEAPTEKLVALTMKQPYFQQRELEEAAAFVKDFGVEHRVIEAPVDPRIMENPPNRCYLCKTATFKKFRKELDYMGFDTLLDGTNADDTHEYRPGLQAIEEQRVRSPLMEAGLTKNDIRLLSREMGLPIWDKPSNTCLVTRIPYNTKVLNEDLRQIEEAEFYLKEKGFLVVRVRKHGDLARIEVEPELIARLAKPEIMNATVAYFKKLGFRHVSLDLEGYMTGSMDKAILETSQTGAAR